A DNA window from Actinomadura coerulea contains the following coding sequences:
- a CDS encoding lysylphosphatidylglycerol synthase transmembrane domain-containing protein — MKVVAVRGLRVLLVLLALAFCGYSVASQWDAAVDAFRQMSWATLAGALAAGLAGLFAWMLGWREFLAGLGSPLPVRAVFRISGISQLGKYVPGKVWALVTQIEMTREHKVPPERSFGSTMLAVATSTSCGLAVAAVTLPLTSAAARREYWWLFLLAPVLLAMLHPKIVSWALGVMLRLVRRPPLEHPVSVGATLRAVGWTVLGWALFGVHTWLLCAAVGGDGKGLPFLATGAYALAFVAGFLVFIAPGGIGAREAALTVVLTPVLPAGAPVVVAIASRVLLTAADLLIAGAAFLLGRTAPATGNEPRSEQLVTGTQPTPDAQPTKEGP, encoded by the coding sequence ATGAAGGTCGTCGCCGTCCGGGGCCTGCGCGTGCTCCTGGTCCTGCTCGCGCTCGCGTTCTGCGGCTACAGCGTGGCGTCCCAGTGGGACGCCGCGGTGGACGCGTTCCGGCAGATGTCGTGGGCGACGCTCGCCGGGGCGCTCGCCGCGGGTCTGGCGGGGCTCTTCGCCTGGATGCTCGGCTGGCGGGAGTTCCTCGCCGGGCTCGGGTCGCCGCTGCCGGTGCGGGCCGTCTTCCGGATCTCGGGGATCAGCCAGCTCGGCAAGTACGTCCCGGGCAAGGTGTGGGCGCTGGTCACGCAGATCGAGATGACGCGCGAGCACAAGGTGCCGCCCGAGCGCAGCTTCGGCTCGACGATGCTGGCGGTCGCGACGTCCACCTCGTGCGGGCTCGCGGTCGCGGCGGTGACGCTTCCGCTGACGTCCGCGGCGGCGCGCCGTGAGTACTGGTGGCTGTTCCTGCTGGCGCCCGTCCTGCTGGCGATGCTGCACCCGAAGATCGTGAGCTGGGCGCTCGGCGTGATGCTCAGGCTCGTGCGGCGGCCGCCGCTGGAGCACCCGGTCAGCGTGGGAGCGACGCTCAGAGCCGTCGGGTGGACGGTCCTCGGCTGGGCCCTGTTCGGCGTGCACACCTGGCTGCTGTGCGCGGCCGTGGGCGGCGACGGCAAGGGGCTGCCCTTCCTCGCGACCGGGGCGTACGCGCTGGCGTTCGTGGCCGGCTTCCTCGTCTTCATCGCGCCGGGCGGCATCGGGGCCCGGGAGGCGGCGCTGACGGTCGTGCTGACGCCGGTCCTCCCGGCGGGCGCGCCGGTCGTGGTGGCGATCGCGTCCCGGGTGCTGCTGACCGCCGCCGACCTGCTGATCGCGGGCGCGGCGTTCCTGCTGGGCAGGACGGCCCCGGCCACCGGGAATGAACCGCGGTCCGAGCAGCTTGTGACGGGTACGCAGCCCACACCGGATGCGCAGCCTACGAAGGAGGGACCGTGA
- a CDS encoding glycosyltransferase, with product MPAPGPAPAPGAPAASDAVHVTIVLPCYNEQDHVIEEVERICAAMDASGKTYELLAVDDCSTDATLARLEEAAPRFPNMRIMAFQHNSGSGTVRRIGSQQARGDIVVWTDADMSYPNDRIPELVELLDSDPAVDQVVGARTTEEGTHKALRVPAKWFIRKVAERLTNTRIPDLNSGLRAFRREVSLPYLRLLPPGFSCVTTITIAFLSNQHPVRYVPIDYAKRAGKSKFHFTKDAYRYILQVLRMVMYFNPLKVLMPPALWLIVIGLLKGVFDMVVHFGYFANNTIMIFVTGLIIASLALLADLIVRSRGDV from the coding sequence GTGCCCGCGCCCGGACCGGCGCCCGCGCCCGGTGCGCCGGCCGCGTCCGACGCCGTCCACGTCACGATCGTGCTGCCCTGCTACAACGAGCAGGACCACGTGATCGAGGAGGTCGAGCGCATCTGCGCGGCGATGGACGCCAGCGGCAAGACCTACGAGCTGCTGGCCGTCGACGACTGCTCGACGGACGCGACGCTCGCCCGGCTGGAGGAGGCGGCCCCCCGCTTCCCGAACATGCGCATCATGGCGTTCCAGCACAACAGCGGGTCGGGCACCGTCCGGCGCATCGGCTCCCAGCAGGCCCGCGGCGACATCGTCGTGTGGACCGACGCCGACATGTCCTACCCGAACGACCGGATCCCCGAGCTCGTCGAGCTCCTCGACTCCGACCCGGCGGTCGACCAGGTCGTCGGGGCGCGCACCACCGAGGAGGGGACGCACAAGGCGCTGCGGGTGCCCGCCAAGTGGTTCATCCGCAAGGTCGCCGAGCGCCTCACCAACACCAGGATCCCCGACCTGAACTCGGGGCTGCGCGCGTTCCGCCGCGAGGTCTCGCTGCCGTACCTGCGGCTGCTGCCGCCCGGGTTCTCCTGCGTCACGACGATCACCATCGCGTTCCTGTCGAACCAGCACCCGGTGCGGTACGTGCCGATCGACTACGCCAAGCGGGCCGGCAAGTCGAAGTTCCACTTCACCAAGGACGCCTACCGCTACATCCTGCAGGTGCTGCGGATGGTGATGTACTTCAACCCGCTCAAGGTGCTGATGCCGCCCGCGCTGTGGCTGATCGTGATCGGCCTGCTCAAGGGCGTGTTCGACATGGTGGTGCACTTCGGCTACTTCGCCAACAACACCATCATGATCTTCGTGACGGGGTTGATCATCGCGTCGCTGGCGCTGCTGGCCGACCTGATCGTCCGCTCGCGCGGGGACGTCTAG
- a CDS encoding glycosyltransferase family 4 protein, whose product MRVAIVGPAFPYKGGGARHTTELAHRLAAAGHDVVIESWRAQYPSFLYPGQQTISEPEGEPFPGTRRRLDWRRPDGWWRTGRALGSCDLVVLVVLSTVQVPSYLGILAGLRGRTPVVALCHNVLPHERKPYDEPLMRRLLRKVDGVLVHTEAQADVARGLTRRPVRVAEMAAHLPAAGAAAPGDGKVRRRLLFFGIVRPYKGLDVLLRALAEGPDDVALTVAGEFWGGLDETRELVRTLDLTSRVELRPGYVPAADVSGLFAAADALVLPYRTATASQNVWMAHEYGLPVIATDVGGFAGQIRDGVDGLVCAPDDVPALAGALRRFYEPGEPERLRSGVRPVDHGPLWAVYIDALTGAVR is encoded by the coding sequence ATGCGCGTCGCGATCGTCGGGCCCGCGTTCCCTTACAAGGGCGGCGGCGCCCGGCACACCACCGAGCTGGCGCACCGGCTGGCGGCGGCGGGCCACGACGTCGTCATCGAGTCGTGGCGGGCCCAGTACCCCTCGTTCCTCTACCCCGGCCAGCAGACGATCTCCGAGCCGGAGGGGGAGCCGTTCCCCGGCACCCGGCGCCGGCTCGACTGGCGCCGCCCGGACGGCTGGTGGCGCACCGGCCGCGCGCTGGGCTCGTGCGACCTGGTCGTCCTGGTCGTGCTGAGCACCGTCCAGGTGCCGTCCTACCTGGGGATCCTCGCCGGGCTCCGGGGCCGGACCCCGGTGGTGGCGCTGTGCCACAACGTCCTGCCGCACGAGCGCAAGCCCTACGACGAGCCCCTGATGAGGCGCCTGCTGCGCAAGGTCGACGGCGTGCTCGTGCACACCGAGGCGCAGGCCGACGTCGCCCGGGGCCTCACCCGGCGGCCCGTGCGGGTCGCGGAGATGGCCGCGCACCTGCCCGCGGCCGGCGCCGCCGCGCCCGGCGACGGGAAGGTGCGCCGGCGGCTGCTGTTCTTCGGGATCGTCCGCCCGTACAAGGGACTGGACGTCCTGCTGCGCGCTCTCGCCGAAGGCCCGGACGACGTGGCGCTGACCGTCGCGGGCGAGTTCTGGGGCGGTCTGGACGAGACCCGCGAGCTGGTCCGCACGCTGGACCTGACGTCCAGGGTGGAGCTGCGGCCCGGGTACGTCCCGGCCGCCGACGTTTCGGGACTCTTCGCCGCCGCCGACGCGCTCGTCCTGCCGTACCGGACGGCGACCGCGTCACAGAACGTCTGGATGGCCCACGAGTACGGCCTGCCGGTGATCGCCACCGATGTGGGCGGGTTCGCCGGGCAGATCCGCGACGGCGTGGACGGCCTTGTCTGCGCGCCTGACGACGTGCCCGCGCTCGCCGGCGCCCTCCGCCGCTTCTACGAGCCGGGGGAGCCGGAGCGTCTCCGCTCCGGCGTCCGCCCGGTCGACCACGGCCCGCTGTGGGCCGTCTATATCGACGCGCTCACAGGTGCGGTTCGATGA
- the trxA gene encoding thioredoxin: protein MTAPITVTDATFADEVLSSDTPVLVDFWADWCGPCRMIAPVLEQIAAEQDGKIKIAKMDYDANPQTPGKYGVMGLPTLLLLKNGEVVEQIVGAKPKRALMKVIEPHL from the coding sequence GTGACGGCCCCCATCACCGTGACCGACGCGACGTTCGCGGACGAGGTCCTGAGCAGTGACACCCCCGTGCTGGTCGACTTCTGGGCCGACTGGTGCGGGCCGTGCCGCATGATCGCTCCCGTGCTGGAGCAGATCGCCGCCGAGCAGGACGGCAAGATCAAGATCGCGAAGATGGACTACGACGCGAACCCGCAGACGCCGGGCAAGTACGGCGTGATGGGGCTGCCGACCCTGCTGCTCCTCAAGAACGGCGAGGTCGTGGAGCAGATCGTCGGCGCCAAGCCGAAGCGCGCCCTGATGAAGGTCATCGAACCGCACCTGTGA